A region from the Rheinheimera mangrovi genome encodes:
- the cas8c gene encoding type I-C CRISPR-associated protein Cas8c/Csd1 — protein MSWLARLYETYEQAQKFSADLTQEQQLMPVSHTPQNAHINIVIDENGNFVRAEVLEKTQIVLPATEQSAGRSSGLAPHPLADKIQYVAGDYAEFGGKKASGYELYEALLRSWCESEFAISTLKIIHTYIVQKTVVADLIKHGVLHAADGELLTKWSGDSEAPAIFRLLPKEKGSLDQGSALVCWTVEVPGIVQSKTWLDSEIQQSWINFDSLNGGKPGLCLIKGEQSVLASNHPAKIRHNGDKAKLISANDSSGFTFRGKFTDSEQASAVSFDVTQKAHNALRFLLKRQGIKVGDGGDNNAYYLSWAISGKKTPNPFADPWDLLNTEILPDKDHSLDLGQSYALNLKKHLKGTGKGELERNESICILGLDSATPGRMGIIYYRETIAEEFLASLEKWYQDFAWPQRHKVTLNSNGKTKPVEKTVWSVCAPAPYKIWDAVYGDVLKSTDSLKKNLTERLLPCIVEGRPLPVDIVNYAIKRATNRLAYKIDETWRWEQNLGIACALYKGFCKRTSHSKYQKDYAMALDETSTSRDYLYGRLLAVAENIESYALYKAGEKRNTTADRLMQRFADRPFSTWRNLELALKPYMHRLQNVSPGFLKLRKDLLDSIQSAFDTTEFTSDKALSGEFLLGFHCQRLELNSKKDAVETADASE, from the coding sequence ATGAGCTGGTTAGCGCGTTTATACGAAACTTATGAACAGGCACAGAAGTTTTCTGCAGATTTAACGCAGGAACAGCAATTAATGCCGGTTAGCCACACTCCGCAGAACGCACATATCAATATTGTGATTGACGAAAATGGTAATTTCGTAAGAGCTGAAGTGCTGGAGAAAACACAAATAGTTTTACCGGCAACTGAACAGTCTGCGGGCCGGAGCAGTGGCTTGGCACCCCATCCATTAGCAGACAAAATCCAGTATGTTGCTGGTGATTATGCCGAGTTTGGTGGAAAAAAAGCTTCTGGCTATGAGCTGTATGAGGCTTTACTACGTTCTTGGTGCGAATCAGAGTTTGCTATATCTACACTTAAAATTATTCACACCTATATTGTTCAGAAAACGGTTGTGGCGGACCTGATTAAGCATGGTGTATTACATGCCGCAGACGGTGAACTTTTAACAAAATGGTCTGGAGATTCGGAAGCACCTGCCATTTTTAGATTGTTACCAAAAGAAAAAGGATCGTTGGATCAAGGATCAGCGTTAGTGTGCTGGACTGTAGAAGTGCCCGGGATAGTACAGTCTAAAACCTGGCTTGATTCTGAAATTCAGCAAAGTTGGATTAACTTTGACAGCTTAAATGGTGGTAAGCCTGGCCTGTGTTTAATAAAAGGCGAGCAAAGTGTTTTAGCATCAAACCATCCAGCCAAAATTCGACACAACGGCGATAAAGCAAAATTAATCTCCGCCAACGATAGCAGTGGATTTACCTTCAGAGGTAAATTTACCGATAGTGAGCAAGCATCGGCAGTGAGTTTTGATGTAACGCAAAAAGCACATAATGCCCTAAGATTTTTGCTAAAAAGGCAAGGTATCAAAGTGGGCGATGGTGGTGATAATAATGCCTACTACCTAAGCTGGGCTATTTCAGGCAAAAAGACTCCAAACCCGTTTGCAGATCCCTGGGATCTGTTAAATACCGAAATCCTACCCGACAAAGATCACTCACTCGATTTAGGCCAAAGCTATGCGCTAAACCTGAAAAAACACTTAAAAGGCACTGGTAAAGGAGAGTTAGAACGGAACGAGAGCATTTGTATTTTGGGGCTGGATTCCGCTACGCCAGGCCGCATGGGTATTATTTACTATCGTGAAACCATAGCTGAAGAGTTTTTAGCCTCTTTAGAAAAGTGGTATCAGGATTTTGCCTGGCCACAGCGGCATAAAGTAACGCTGAACAGTAATGGCAAAACTAAACCTGTCGAGAAAACAGTTTGGTCGGTTTGTGCTCCCGCCCCTTATAAAATTTGGGATGCAGTTTACGGCGACGTTTTAAAAAGTACTGATTCACTTAAGAAAAACCTGACCGAACGTCTGTTGCCTTGCATTGTTGAAGGCAGGCCTTTACCTGTAGACATTGTTAACTACGCCATTAAACGGGCAACGAATCGTTTAGCTTACAAAATAGATGAAACATGGCGCTGGGAGCAAAACCTCGGAATTGCGTGCGCACTATACAAAGGCTTTTGTAAACGTACATCTCATTCAAAATATCAAAAGGACTATGCCATGGCATTAGATGAAACCAGTACCTCACGGGACTATTTATATGGCCGCTTATTGGCGGTAGCTGAAAATATAGAATCCTACGCGCTTTACAAAGCGGGTGAAAAGCGTAACACCACGGCTGACCGTTTAATGCAACGCTTTGCCGACAGGCCGTTTTCCACCTGGCGTAATTTAGAGCTGGCACTAAAGCCCTATATGCATCGTTTGCAAAATGTAAGCCCCGGCTTTTTAAAGTTAAGAAAAGATTTGCTGGATAGCATTCAGTCGGCGTTCGACACTACAGAATTTACGTCAGACAAAGCGCTAAGTGGTGAGTTTTTACTTGGGTTTCACTGCCAGCGTTTAGAACTAAACAGTAAAAAAGACGCGGTAGAAACCGCAGATGCATCGGAATAA
- the cas5c gene encoding type I-C CRISPR-associated protein Cas5c, producing METKPMKNSISFRLWGRYALFTDPITKVGGEKCSYHLPTYEALKGVLKSIYWKPTITWYVDRVRVINPLRTQTKGTKPLNWGGGNSLAIYTFLHEVEYQVEAHFEWNTCRPDLAKDRVDGKHFSIANRMLEKGGRQDIFLGTRDCQGYVEPCEFGSGSGAYDGIDELGFGLMFHGFDYPDETGVDELHTRFWHATMKQGVVTFPRPEDCQIRRFIRDMQPKEFVLDVNQQAVEELEAAL from the coding sequence ATGGAGACAAAACCGATGAAAAACAGCATTAGTTTTCGTCTATGGGGACGTTATGCGCTATTTACCGATCCGATCACAAAGGTTGGTGGGGAGAAATGCTCATATCACTTACCTACGTATGAAGCGCTAAAGGGAGTTCTGAAATCCATCTATTGGAAACCAACAATCACTTGGTATGTCGACAGAGTCAGAGTGATAAACCCTTTACGGACACAGACGAAGGGCACTAAACCACTAAACTGGGGAGGGGGGAATAGTCTGGCTATTTATACCTTCCTGCATGAAGTTGAATATCAGGTTGAAGCGCATTTTGAATGGAATACTTGTCGGCCTGATTTGGCGAAAGATCGTGTTGATGGCAAGCACTTTAGTATTGCGAACCGAATGCTTGAAAAAGGTGGTAGACAAGACATTTTTTTAGGGACGCGCGATTGCCAGGGCTATGTGGAACCTTGTGAGTTTGGCTCTGGCTCCGGGGCTTATGATGGAATTGATGAACTTGGTTTTGGCTTGATGTTCCATGGTTTTGATTACCCGGATGAAACGGGTGTAGATGAACTGCATACCCGGTTTTGGCATGCCACTATGAAACAGGGAGTTGTCACGTTCCCCCGACCAGAAGATTGCCAGATCCGCCGCTTTATCCGCGACATGCAGCCAAAAGAGTTTGTGCTTGATGTGAATCAACAGGCTGTGGAAGAGCTGGAGGCTGCGTTATGA
- the cas7c gene encoding type I-C CRISPR-associated protein Cas7/Csd2, whose amino-acid sequence MSLQNKIDFAIIFSVKNANPNGDPLNGNRPRTDYDGFGEITDVCLKRKTRDRLQDAGQAIFVQSDEKKNDGHPSLRARAEGVLGKDALNAKKTKPEDAAKLACNTWFDVRAFGQLFAFKSEEKDGVSIPIRGPVSIQSAFSREPVSITSTQITKSVSGDGDGSKKGSDTMGMKHRVDQAVYVAFGAMSPQLAEKTGFSDADADVLKSILPKLFEGDASSARPEGSMAVEKVIWWKHNSKAGQYSSAKVHRSLDVKPDGSYQLTPLDNLKAEEIDGF is encoded by the coding sequence ATGAGCTTACAAAACAAAATTGATTTCGCCATTATTTTTTCAGTAAAAAACGCTAACCCAAACGGCGATCCGTTAAATGGTAACCGCCCACGAACCGACTATGACGGTTTTGGTGAAATTACTGACGTCTGTTTAAAGCGTAAAACCCGTGATCGCTTACAAGATGCTGGTCAGGCAATTTTTGTACAATCGGATGAAAAGAAAAACGATGGACACCCAAGCCTGCGTGCACGAGCCGAAGGCGTTTTAGGTAAAGATGCGTTGAATGCCAAAAAAACAAAACCTGAAGATGCAGCAAAGTTAGCGTGTAATACCTGGTTTGATGTCCGTGCTTTTGGTCAATTATTTGCGTTTAAAAGCGAAGAGAAAGACGGCGTTTCAATCCCTATTCGTGGACCAGTCAGTATTCAATCAGCCTTTAGCCGGGAGCCGGTGAGCATTACCAGCACCCAAATAACCAAAAGTGTCAGCGGTGATGGCGATGGCAGTAAAAAAGGCTCAGATACCATGGGGATGAAGCACCGTGTTGATCAGGCTGTTTACGTTGCCTTTGGAGCCATGTCACCACAACTTGCAGAAAAAACCGGCTTTAGTGATGCAGATGCAGATGTTCTGAAATCCATTCTGCCGAAGCTGTTTGAAGGCGATGCCTCGTCGGCAAGGCCGGAAGGTTCTATGGCGGTAGAAAAGGTGATCTGGTGGAAACATAACAGTAAGGCTGGCCAATATTCGTCAGCTAAAGTGCACAGATCGTTGGATGTAAAACCCGATGGCAGCTATCAGTTAACGCCTTTGGATAACTTAAAAGCTGAAGAAATAGACGGTTTCTAG
- the cas1c gene encoding type I-C CRISPR-associated endonuclease Cas1c yields the protein MKRLQNSLYINTQGAYLHKERETLVIDINKEKAAQLPIHGIGAIFCFGNVMVSPQVMGFCGENSVNLAFFTEYGRFLARVQGKQTGNVLLRRAQYRKADEDPVSVARNIVAAKIQMQKQVLQRHQRNHGNSVEFSQQITAINHVLDTLKHCADLDKIRGYEGEAASRYFSVFNMLLTNKDLGFEFSGRVRRPPTDPVNCLLSFMYSVLGNDISAALQGVGLDPQVGFLHQERPGRDSLALDLLEEFRAFIADRLVLTLLNRQQLKPSDFITETGGAVKLKDDARKLVLKEYQSRKQQKIRHQFLDEDVEIGLLPHVQALLLARHIRGDLQQYPPFISK from the coding sequence ATGAAGAGACTACAGAATAGTTTGTACATCAATACGCAAGGTGCGTACCTGCATAAAGAGCGTGAAACTTTAGTTATTGATATTAATAAAGAAAAAGCAGCTCAGCTGCCTATTCATGGTATTGGGGCTATCTTTTGCTTTGGTAATGTCATGGTGTCGCCTCAAGTGATGGGTTTTTGCGGTGAAAACTCCGTCAATCTGGCGTTTTTTACTGAATACGGCAGGTTTTTAGCGAGAGTACAGGGTAAACAAACGGGTAATGTGTTGTTGCGCCGTGCTCAATACCGTAAAGCAGACGAAGACCCGGTTTCTGTTGCCAGAAATATTGTGGCGGCGAAAATTCAGATGCAAAAGCAAGTGTTACAGCGCCATCAACGCAACCACGGAAACTCTGTTGAATTTAGTCAGCAGATCACAGCCATCAATCATGTGTTGGATACCTTAAAACACTGTGCAGATTTGGACAAAATCCGCGGTTATGAAGGGGAGGCGGCGTCCAGATATTTTTCTGTGTTTAATATGCTACTGACCAATAAAGATCTGGGTTTCGAGTTTTCTGGCCGGGTCAGGCGGCCACCAACAGATCCTGTCAATTGTTTATTGTCTTTTATGTATTCTGTGCTTGGTAACGATATAAGCGCCGCATTGCAAGGTGTAGGATTGGACCCGCAAGTAGGCTTTTTGCACCAGGAAAGACCTGGGCGTGATAGTTTAGCGCTTGATCTGCTTGAGGAGTTCAGAGCCTTTATTGCTGACAGACTGGTACTTACTCTGCTGAACCGGCAACAGCTAAAACCGTCTGATTTTATTACGGAAACCGGTGGGGCAGTAAAGCTAAAGGACGATGCTAGAAAGCTGGTATTGAAAGAGTATCAAAGCCGGAAACAACAAAAGATCCGACATCAGTTTTTAGACGAAGACGTTGAAATTGGTTTGTTACCTCATGTGCAGGCACTTTTGCTGGCAAGGCATATTCGTGGAGACTTACAGCAGTACCCACCTTTTATCAGTAAGTAA
- a CDS encoding type II toxin-antitoxin system RelE/ParE family toxin, with protein MTAKLLIRSAAKKDLQYAFQYYQSCLPNLGHEFLLCVDAQLHAIQRMPKRYRMVYKMIRRAVVQRFPYCIYFIETEQVISIIAVLHARRAPDSWQRRQ; from the coding sequence ATGACTGCCAAATTGCTGATCCGCTCGGCTGCCAAAAAGGATCTGCAGTATGCTTTTCAGTACTATCAGTCTTGTTTGCCCAACCTGGGGCATGAATTTCTGCTGTGTGTCGATGCACAGCTGCATGCCATTCAGCGGATGCCAAAGCGCTATCGCATGGTTTATAAGATGATTCGCCGGGCAGTAGTCCAGCGTTTCCCGTATTGCATTTATTTTATCGAAACAGAACAGGTGATTAGCATTATCGCCGTACTGCATGCCAGACGTGCACCCGATAGCTGGCAGCGCAGGCAATAG
- a CDS encoding NAD(P)H-dependent oxidoreductase, with protein MISLLYAHPYAHHARLEQMMLNAVQHWPGLELRELYQLYPDFYIDVALEQKMLQHSSAVILHYPMQWGLPPALLVQYLHKVFQYGWAYGKDAAAVPVMSLKGKKLWLVTNAVTSQHELDPCYQQTMFTPLRQLALSCGMQWQQPLMLPELTDAVTATQAAELFRQGLEQLSVASEHHGAPYAS; from the coding sequence ATGATTAGTTTGTTATACGCCCACCCTTATGCCCACCATGCCAGGCTGGAACAAATGATGCTTAATGCTGTACAGCATTGGCCTGGGCTTGAATTGCGCGAGTTGTATCAGTTGTATCCGGACTTCTACATTGATGTAGCGCTGGAGCAAAAAATGCTGCAACACAGCAGCGCCGTTATTTTACATTACCCTATGCAATGGGGCTTACCGCCGGCTTTGTTAGTGCAGTACCTGCATAAAGTGTTTCAGTATGGTTGGGCTTATGGCAAAGATGCAGCTGCTGTGCCTGTAATGTCGCTCAAAGGCAAAAAACTCTGGCTGGTGACCAACGCAGTAACCAGTCAGCACGAGCTGGATCCTTGTTATCAGCAGACGATGTTTACTCCTTTGCGTCAGCTGGCATTGTCTTGCGGTATGCAGTGGCAGCAACCTTTGATGTTGCCAGAACTGACAGATGCAGTGACCGCTACTCAGGCCGCTGAGTTGTTCCGCCAGGGGTTGGAGCAACTGTCTGTAGCCAGTGAACATCATGGGGCACCTTATGCATCTTAA
- a CDS encoding helix-turn-helix transcriptional regulator produces the protein MLSINQDKRLWFIELIAWWEGRISTSHLIRQFGISRTQAQKDILYYQQLLPGNLLYHASYKGFLPQPDFKHGYICGDVVEYLNWVSHQDAIADVSTALPYTTLALPKRQVSAEIIRVLVRAIRQKRRLEVDYVSVSNPDRQGRIIVPHHFVSAGLRWHLRAYCEKSKGFRDFVLSRFRGVPELLDKTNISAELDPGWTTEFCLEFQPDPRLTPAQQEVLRQDYQMQNGKLQLQTRACLAQYVLQEMQVNIRDINISPEAQQLVLINLNEIKPWLFEEKS, from the coding sequence GTGCTTAGCATTAATCAGGACAAAAGATTATGGTTTATCGAACTGATCGCTTGGTGGGAAGGCCGGATCAGTACCAGTCACTTAATCCGCCAGTTTGGCATCAGCCGCACTCAGGCACAAAAAGATATTCTTTATTACCAGCAATTGTTACCTGGAAATCTGCTTTATCACGCCAGTTATAAAGGTTTTCTGCCACAACCTGATTTTAAGCACGGCTACATTTGTGGCGATGTAGTGGAGTATCTGAATTGGGTGAGCCATCAGGACGCTATTGCCGACGTCAGCACCGCTTTGCCTTATACCACCTTAGCTCTGCCGAAACGCCAGGTAAGCGCAGAAATCATTCGGGTCTTGGTCAGGGCAATAAGGCAAAAACGCAGGTTGGAAGTAGACTATGTATCGGTCAGTAATCCTGATCGGCAAGGCCGTATCATTGTGCCGCATCATTTTGTCAGTGCAGGGTTGCGCTGGCATTTACGGGCGTACTGCGAAAAATCCAAAGGCTTTCGTGACTTTGTCTTAAGCCGTTTTCGTGGTGTACCGGAGTTATTGGATAAAACCAACATCAGCGCAGAGCTAGACCCCGGCTGGACCACTGAGTTTTGTCTAGAATTCCAACCCGACCCACGTTTAACCCCAGCCCAACAAGAAGTGTTGCGCCAGGACTACCAAATGCAAAACGGCAAACTCCAGCTCCAAACCCGGGCTTGCCTTGCCCAATACGTGCTGCAGGAAATGCAGGTCAACATCCGCGACATCAACATCAGCCCCGAAGCCCAGCAGCTGGTTTTAATCAATCTGAACGAAATAAAACCCTGGCTATTTGAAGAAAAATCATAA
- the cas4 gene encoding CRISPR-associated protein Cas4, which translates to MNDVRLIPLAALQHYAFCPRQCALIHNEQVWADNFLTAQGHLLHERVDSGEPETRKGIRIERGVQVAAPNIGITGKLDLVEKDLSTGELFPVEYKRGKPKVSDWDEIQLCAQAVCLEEMTRKTVAEGALWYNQTRHRQAVIFTPELRQRTLQVIADVATMLESGITPKAVYDKHCHACSLFDLCNPKLLQKDNSLQYVNRLFSTEDFDEETTE; encoded by the coding sequence ATGAATGATGTAAGACTGATCCCACTTGCTGCGCTTCAGCACTACGCCTTTTGTCCACGTCAATGCGCGCTAATCCATAACGAACAAGTGTGGGCTGATAACTTTCTGACTGCACAAGGCCATTTGTTGCATGAACGGGTGGATAGTGGTGAGCCGGAAACCCGGAAAGGGATCCGGATTGAGCGTGGAGTGCAGGTAGCTGCACCAAATATTGGCATTACCGGCAAACTGGACTTGGTTGAAAAGGATTTATCCACTGGTGAACTGTTTCCGGTGGAATATAAAAGGGGTAAACCCAAAGTAAGTGACTGGGATGAAATTCAGCTTTGTGCTCAGGCTGTATGTCTGGAAGAAATGACCAGAAAAACTGTGGCTGAAGGAGCACTTTGGTATAACCAAACCCGTCATCGTCAGGCCGTGATTTTTACACCCGAATTGCGTCAGCGTACCTTACAGGTGATTGCTGATGTAGCCACCATGCTGGAGTCTGGTATTACCCCAAAAGCTGTGTATGACAAGCATTGCCATGCCTGCAGTTTGTTTGATTTGTGTAATCCGAAGTTATTACAAAAGGACAACAGCTTGCAGTATGTGAATCGCCTTTTTTCAACGGAAGATTTCGATGAAGAGACTACAGAATAG
- the cas3 gene encoding CRISPR-associated helicase Cas3' — protein sequence MNYIAHPAKDGISHQSVKTHLIEVGALAAVYANKLGQSDVGLLLGLLHDFGKFSQAFQGYMQLIIQQSVSSFDADIDDVDVKSLKGKIDHSSAGAQWVFQQLLPVALRCFPEKGSSDQRLAIAAIQILALCIASHHSGLIDCLPSENGSGFLSRIRKADELTHLQECIRVADAEILTKAASFTSLDFIKSVVNKLKQHSTEASGYSEVARAFNLGFYTKFLFSCLIDADRVNSADFENPEYSQYRHQKPDWAEACLRVETFVATLECRNSVDSIRKQISDHCLKLAVDAQGIYSLTVPTGGGKTYSSLRYALHHAKEHKLDRVFYIIPYTSIIEQNAEAIREVLHRDHDARPWVLEHHSNLEPEQQTWHSKLVGENWDAPIVLTTMVQFLETLLSGGTRGVRRLHQLANSVIVFDEIQTLPVNCIHLFNNSLNYLAAYCKTTAVLCTATQPLLHKVKNEEKGRLNLTDDNELMPDVTDLFDELKRVEILDVTKPLGWSLDEITLLALDEVKLKQSCLIIVNTKNWAQALFKSLQQSGEVDAEALIHLSTAQCPAHRKALLAKIRQRLNANLPVLCISTQLIEAGVDVDFATVIRFLAGLDSLAQAAGRCNRNGKHPTSTVYVINPDKETIDLLPDIKAGQEATKRIFNEFKGKDFLKPEVMQQYFQYYFFERSDEMNYPIKARVEEGPNDLLNLLSVNARNPNANPMLTLQHAFMTAGKAFKAIDAPTQSLIVPYGEGRTFLKELCAVNKKFDAATYYQLLRRLQKYSVNLFPNVWEQLQQQNAIYEVIEGEGIFYLDERFYSQDFGICTNACAEQYNLVF from the coding sequence ATGAACTACATCGCTCATCCTGCGAAAGATGGTATTAGCCACCAAAGCGTCAAAACACATTTGATTGAAGTTGGTGCATTGGCTGCAGTTTATGCAAATAAACTTGGTCAGAGTGATGTCGGTTTACTGCTTGGTTTATTGCATGACTTTGGCAAGTTTAGTCAGGCTTTTCAAGGCTATATGCAACTCATTATTCAGCAGTCTGTATCCAGTTTTGATGCTGACATTGACGATGTTGACGTAAAAAGTTTGAAAGGAAAAATCGACCACTCATCAGCAGGTGCCCAATGGGTTTTTCAGCAACTGCTGCCAGTGGCACTGCGATGCTTTCCTGAAAAAGGATCTTCAGATCAAAGACTGGCCATCGCAGCGATACAAATTTTAGCTTTGTGCATCGCGTCTCATCACAGCGGTTTAATTGACTGTTTACCCTCTGAGAATGGCTCAGGCTTCTTAAGCCGGATCCGCAAAGCGGATGAGCTGACTCATCTGCAAGAATGTATAAGGGTGGCGGATGCAGAAATTCTGACTAAAGCTGCTTCATTTACATCGCTCGATTTTATTAAAAGTGTCGTCAACAAGTTAAAGCAACATTCAACTGAAGCCTCTGGATACAGTGAGGTTGCTCGGGCGTTCAATCTTGGTTTTTACACAAAATTCCTGTTCAGTTGCCTTATAGACGCGGATAGAGTCAATAGTGCCGATTTTGAGAATCCGGAATATAGCCAATACAGACACCAGAAGCCTGATTGGGCAGAGGCATGTCTGCGAGTAGAAACTTTTGTAGCAACACTGGAATGCAGAAATTCCGTGGACTCTATCCGTAAGCAAATTTCAGATCATTGTTTAAAACTTGCCGTGGATGCGCAGGGGATCTATAGCCTAACTGTGCCGACAGGAGGCGGGAAAACTTATTCCAGTTTGCGTTATGCGCTGCATCATGCAAAAGAGCATAAGCTTGACCGTGTGTTTTACATCATTCCATACACTTCAATTATTGAGCAAAATGCCGAAGCGATAAGGGAAGTACTTCATCGTGATCATGATGCGCGCCCATGGGTATTGGAACATCATTCGAATCTGGAACCTGAACAACAAACCTGGCATAGCAAATTAGTCGGTGAAAATTGGGATGCCCCTATAGTGCTGACGACTATGGTGCAATTTCTTGAAACATTGTTAAGCGGCGGCACCCGTGGTGTAAGGCGTTTACATCAACTGGCGAATAGTGTCATCGTTTTCGATGAAATTCAGACTTTACCTGTGAACTGCATTCATCTTTTTAATAATTCGTTGAACTACCTGGCCGCGTATTGCAAAACGACAGCGGTGCTTTGTACTGCAACTCAGCCTTTGCTGCATAAAGTTAAAAATGAGGAAAAAGGCCGACTGAATTTAACCGATGACAATGAGTTAATGCCTGACGTTACCGATTTGTTTGACGAGCTAAAAAGAGTCGAGATCCTCGACGTAACTAAGCCGTTAGGCTGGTCATTAGATGAAATTACATTGCTTGCACTTGACGAAGTGAAGCTGAAACAAAGCTGTCTGATTATTGTAAATACCAAAAACTGGGCCCAGGCACTTTTTAAGTCTTTACAGCAAAGTGGTGAAGTGGATGCTGAAGCGTTAATTCACTTAAGCACAGCACAATGCCCGGCTCATCGTAAGGCATTGTTAGCAAAAATACGGCAGCGTCTGAATGCCAATTTGCCTGTACTGTGTATCAGTACTCAACTTATTGAAGCTGGCGTGGATGTGGATTTTGCTACCGTGATCCGTTTTCTGGCGGGTTTAGATTCTTTGGCTCAGGCTGCTGGTCGCTGCAATCGTAATGGTAAACATCCGACATCAACGGTTTATGTGATCAATCCGGATAAAGAGACAATTGATTTACTACCGGATATCAAAGCAGGCCAAGAAGCTACAAAACGAATTTTTAATGAATTCAAGGGCAAAGACTTCCTGAAACCAGAAGTGATGCAGCAGTATTTTCAGTACTACTTTTTTGAACGTAGCGATGAGATGAATTACCCCATAAAAGCTAGGGTAGAAGAAGGCCCGAATGATTTGCTGAATCTGTTAAGCGTGAATGCCAGAAATCCAAACGCAAATCCTATGCTCACATTACAACATGCTTTTATGACAGCCGGAAAAGCCTTTAAGGCAATAGACGCGCCGACACAGTCGCTTATTGTGCCTTATGGTGAAGGACGAACATTTTTGAAAGAACTTTGTGCGGTGAACAAAAAATTTGATGCGGCCACCTATTACCAATTACTCCGGAGGCTACAGAAATACAGCGTGAATTTGTTTCCAAATGTATGGGAACAACTTCAGCAGCAAAATGCAATTTATGAAGTTATCGAAGGTGAAGGGATTTTCTATCTCGATGAGCGATTTTATAGCCAGGATTTTGGTATATGCACGAATGCTTGTGCAGAACAGTACAACTTAGTTTTCTAA
- the cas2 gene encoding CRISPR-associated endonuclease Cas2, which yields MMVLITYDVSFDNEGGQRRLRHIAKICQNYGTRVQYSVFECDIDPSQWVALKSKLLSTYDDSVDSLRFYILGKNWRSKVEHHGAKATLDLFADPLII from the coding sequence ATGATGGTGTTAATTACTTATGATGTTTCTTTTGATAACGAAGGTGGGCAGCGCAGGCTCAGGCACATCGCAAAAATTTGCCAGAACTACGGCACAAGAGTGCAGTATTCAGTGTTTGAGTGCGATATAGACCCATCACAATGGGTGGCATTAAAGTCAAAGCTGTTATCAACCTACGATGACAGTGTCGACAGCTTACGTTTTTACATTCTGGGTAAAAACTGGCGGAGCAAAGTCGAACATCATGGTGCAAAAGCCACGCTGGATTTGTTTGCTGATCCCCTCATTATTTAG
- a CDS encoding addiction module protein, whose product MNLHELSASEKILLAEQLWDSVRAEADASELSASQRKVLAERLAEYELEPAEGESWDSVKAQIARL is encoded by the coding sequence ATGAACCTTCATGAGCTAAGTGCCAGCGAAAAGATTTTACTGGCAGAGCAGTTATGGGACAGTGTTCGGGCTGAGGCGGATGCCAGTGAGCTAAGTGCTTCGCAGCGTAAGGTGTTGGCAGAGCGTTTGGCGGAGTATGAGCTGGAACCTGCAGAGGGGGAAAGCTGGGACAGTGTGAAAGCACAAATTGCCCGGCTATGA